A window of the Dermacentor variabilis isolate Ectoservices unplaced genomic scaffold, ASM5094787v1 scaffold_12, whole genome shotgun sequence genome harbors these coding sequences:
- the LOC142565775 gene encoding uncharacterized protein LOC142565775, with amino-acid sequence MKKLEARPALIRAAVSFPAEAMRKKRRPCSSLAPSEDGGVTPGLPDCADGSMHQCSSTATLSGGTGQRLATVKPTHSDESLAELFALIESNPCLWKNDSRSFKNLRLKRRLWERFAVHLQKHFPMLGPFTGDNLRYVYSIKRRQYYDELKDKTGRTKNGELEYTGRWKFFDCLSFLRVHSEPFRAAVISPLLHFEKELLIELEEDSDNVLLDDGDGVIMEPDEPSILPDSVSAPPAHPGVANDELATDDCAEYTNRLESPSAPQPAKKVRLSPDSVDVTPLLPLATCSSGSSSTGPHVESVQSLSAGGYYDECDQFGNIIANYMRRLSDEDRLEFHCHIMSCTKDFFKCFTRFSERRRP; translated from the exons atgaaaaagctCGAGGCCCGTCCGGCTCTAATCAGAGCTGCGGTGAGCTTCCCTGCGGAAGCGATGCGGAAGAAGCGTCGTCCCTGCTCGAGCTTGGCTCCGAGCGAAGACGGCGGCGTCACGCCGGGTTTGCCCGACTGTGCCGACGGCTCGATGCACCAGTGCTCCAGTACCGCCACTCTGTCCGGGGGCACCGGGCAGCGGCTGGCGACGGTCAAGCCTACTCACAGCGACGAGTCACTGGCCGAGCTGTTCGCCCTCATTGAGAGCAACCCCTGCCTCTGGAAGAACGACTCGAGGAGCTTCAAAAACCTGCGACTCAAGCGTCGCCTTTGGGAGCGCTTCGCCGTTCACCTCCAGAAGCATTTCCCCATGCTGGGACCGTTCACTGGTG ACAACCTACGATATGTGTACAGCATCAAGAGACGGCAGTACTACGATGAGTTGAAGGACAAGACTGGGCGGACAAAAAACGGAGAGCTCGAATACACCGGCCGGTGGAAGTTTTTCGACTGCCTCAGCTTCTTGCGGGTTCACTCGGAGCCCTTCCGGGCTGCTGTCATTAGTCCACTACTTCACTTCGAGAAAGAGCTGTTG ATCGAGCTGGAGGAAGATAGTGACAATGTGCTGTTGGACGACGGTGACGGGGTCATAATGGAACCGGACGAGCCTAGCATCTTGCCCGACAGCGTCTCGGCGCCTCCTGCACATCCGGGGGTTGCCAACGATGAGCTCGCCACTGACGACTGCGCCGAATACACCAACCGCCTTGAGTCTCCTTCGGCTCCACAGCCCGCAAAGAAGGTCCGGCTTTCCCCAGACAGCGTTGATGTAACGCCACTTCTCCCTTTAGCCAcgtgcagcagcggcagcagcagcaccgggCCGCATGTCGAGAGTGTGCAGTCGCTCAGTGCCGGCGGCTACTACGACGAATGCGACCAATTCGGCAATATAATTGCTAATTACATGCGCCGGCTGTCAGATGAGGACCGGCTCGAGTTCCACTGCCACATCATGAGCTGTACTAAGGACTTCTTCAAGTGCTTCACGCGTTTCAGCGAAAGACGGCGCCCTTAA